In one Epinephelus lanceolatus isolate andai-2023 chromosome 19, ASM4190304v1, whole genome shotgun sequence genomic region, the following are encoded:
- the LOC117251620 gene encoding uncharacterized protein LOC117251620, whose amino-acid sequence MKQVYRVPFKRNTDHVKELRRDFVLRIQELDTAKELYEYIFIDEAGFNLAKRRRRGRNIIGQRAIVGVPGQHGGNITMCAAINHHGVLHRHVHLGAYNTDLLLAFLDDLHEQLVPPDHTDDPQRINYVVIWDNVSFHRALLVRQWFQAHPHFTVLFLPPYSPFLNPIEEFFSAWRWKVYERNPQTQVPLVQAMEEACGDVSLESIQGFMRHSRRFFQRCLDRENIACDVDEALWPDRNRRHDDA is encoded by the exons ATGAAACAGGTCTACAGGGTCCCGTTCAAAAGAAACACAGATCATGTGAAGGAGCTACGGCGCGACTTTGTGCTT cgAATCCAGGAGCTTGATACGGCGAAAGAACTGtatgaatatattttcataGATGAGGCTGGGTTTAATCTGGCCAAGAGAAGGCGCAGGGGAAGAAATATCATAGGCCAGCGGGCCATTGTTGGGGTCCCCGGCCAGCATGGTGggaacataaccatgtgtgcaGCAATAAATCACCATGGTGTCCTGCACCGCCATGTACATCTTGGTGCCTATAACACAGACTTGCTGCTGGCCTTCCTTGATGACCTCCACGAACAACTTGTTCCACCAGATCACACTGATGATCCACAAAGAATTAATTATGTTGTCATCTGGGACAATGTGAGTTTCCACCGGGCTCTGCTTGTACGTCAGTGGTTCCAGGCCCACCCACATTTTACGGTGTTATTCCTCCCGCCGTACTCTCCATTCCTCAACCCCATAGAGGAGTTCTTCTCTGCTTGGAGGTGGAAGGTGTATGAGCGAAACCCCCAGACCCAGGTCCCACTCGTCCAGGCCATGGAAGAAGCCTGTGGTGACGTCAGCCTCGAGTCCATTCAGGGATTCATGCGCCACTCAAGGCGGTTCTTCCAGAGATGTCTAGATAGGGAGAACATCGCCTGTGATGTGGACGAGGCCCTCTGGCCTGACAGAAACCGAAGGCATGATGATGCTTGA
- the LOC144458791 gene encoding uncharacterized protein LOC144458791: MTMAEAGLRVRPNLSRFTVANIIRAFRQHNRVERMPHRGGRAAIFTAAQETLIVDMVRENNLIRLREIRDKVIADNVNFESIDDVSLATIDRVLRRQKMRMKQVYRVPFERNSARHKDLRYEYVQRILQLDAMARPHEYLFLDEAGFNLQKRRQRGRNIIGQRAITEVPGQRGGNITLCAAMGSEGLVHRHAVLGSYNTQRLLTFLEELKDILLDRQQHHPGPAHPIYMIIWDNVRFHRTNQIREWFTTNSNQF, from the exons ATGACAATGGCTGAAGCAGGACTAAGAGTCCGTCCAAACCTGAGTAGGTTCACCGTGGCCAACATTATCAGGGCATTCAGACAACACAACAG aGTTGAAAGAATGCCACATAGAGGTGGGAGGGCTGCCATATTTACAGCGGCACAAGAAACCCTCATTGTGGATATGGTTCGTGAGAACAACCTCATCAGACTCCGGGAGATCAGAGACAAAGTCATTGCCGATAATGTCAACTTTGAGAGCATTGATGATGTCAGCTTGGCCACAATAGACCGAGTTCTCCGGCGCCAAAAGATGCGGATGAAACAGGTCTATAGGGTTCCCTTTGAGCGCAACTCTGCGCGACACAAAGACCTACGTTACGAGTATGTGCAA aggATATTACAGTTGGACGCGATGGCCAGACCTCATGAGTACCTCTTCCTGGATGAGGCTGGCTTCAACTTGCAGAAACGAAGGCAAAGAGGCCGTAACATCATTGGCCAAAGAGCCATCACTGAGGTTCCTGGCCAACGGGGGGGTAATATTACTCTTTGTGCGGCCATGGGTTCGGAGGGGCTTGTCCACCGGCATGCTGTCCTTGGGTCTTACAACACCCAACGTCTCCTCACCTTCCTAGAGGAGCTAAAAGACATTCTCCTGGACCGCCAACAACACCATCCTGGGCCCGCACATCCCATTTATATGATCATTTGGGACAATGTCCGCTTCCACAGAACAAACCAAATCAGAGAGTGGTTCACCACCAACAGTAACCAGTTTTAA